A single genomic interval of Paludisphaera mucosa harbors:
- a CDS encoding GMC family oxidoreductase gives MVASGARFDFIIVGGGTAGCVVAGRLAENPNVNVLVIEAGVGNPWDLEKITTPSEAMGLRHGRHDWNYKARFVKRDVWERTEREDTRGKILGGSSSLNYFSWAPGCRPTFDRWGEYGGAEWTWDPLVPYLRKCASYHDDADRYSPDLRKIGAGGPIPISHAELIPEMQPFRDALTKAWTSMGQPLTENIFDGEMIGLTHSVNTIYKGQRSGSYLFVKDRPNITIAPEVRSKRLIIDYADRTCKGVTVVDSSGNELELYASREVVLSQGVFETPKLLMLSGVGPARELAKHGIPVVVDSRHVGRHLFDHPGVPFVLRLKDGFGMDGTLLRQGPKNDAAVAAYKKDHSGPVGSGLLELIGFPRIDAYLEKDPIYRAAKAANGGLDPFSPDGQPHFELDFVCAFGSAFQWQYPLPPDGDHITVMVDLVRPVYDGGEVTLNSADPLEQPNISLNYLSNELDVIALREGVRFCYDVLTKGDGFKDLVVDQYPWDMPLHSDELMRTAIQDRVQTSFHPVGTARLSRNIEQGVVDPRLKVHGVDRLRVVDASIIPIIPDCRPQNSVYMIGEKGADLIKEDHKDLFH, from the coding sequence ATGGTCGCCAGCGGTGCTCGCTTTGATTTCATCATCGTCGGCGGCGGCACGGCGGGTTGCGTCGTCGCAGGCCGCCTCGCCGAGAACCCCAACGTCAACGTCCTCGTCATCGAGGCGGGCGTGGGCAACCCCTGGGACCTCGAAAAGATCACCACACCGTCGGAGGCCATGGGCCTCCGCCACGGGAGACACGACTGGAACTACAAGGCCAGGTTCGTCAAGCGCGACGTCTGGGAGCGCACGGAAAGGGAAGACACCCGCGGCAAGATCCTCGGCGGCAGCTCCTCGCTCAACTACTTCTCGTGGGCGCCCGGCTGCAGACCGACCTTCGATCGCTGGGGCGAATACGGCGGCGCGGAATGGACCTGGGATCCGCTCGTCCCCTATCTCCGGAAGTGCGCCAGCTACCACGACGACGCCGATCGTTACTCGCCCGACCTTCGGAAGATCGGCGCCGGAGGCCCGATCCCGATCTCCCACGCCGAGCTCATCCCCGAGATGCAGCCCTTCCGCGACGCCCTCACGAAGGCCTGGACGTCCATGGGCCAGCCCCTCACCGAGAACATCTTCGACGGCGAGATGATCGGTTTGACCCATTCGGTCAACACCATCTACAAGGGCCAACGCTCCGGGAGCTACCTGTTCGTGAAGGACAGGCCGAACATCACGATCGCGCCGGAGGTCCGCTCCAAACGCCTGATCATCGATTACGCCGACCGCACGTGTAAGGGCGTCACGGTCGTCGACTCTTCTGGCAATGAGCTCGAACTCTACGCGAGCCGGGAGGTCGTCCTCTCCCAGGGTGTCTTCGAGACTCCCAAGCTGCTCATGCTCAGCGGCGTCGGCCCGGCCCGCGAGCTGGCCAAGCACGGCATCCCCGTGGTCGTCGACTCCCGCCACGTCGGCCGCCACTTGTTCGACCACCCGGGAGTTCCGTTCGTCCTGCGCCTCAAGGACGGCTTCGGCATGGACGGCACGCTCCTGCGTCAGGGCCCCAAGAATGATGCCGCCGTCGCCGCCTACAAGAAGGACCATTCCGGCCCCGTCGGCTCGGGCTTGCTGGAGCTGATCGGCTTCCCCCGCATCGACGCGTATCTGGAAAAGGATCCCATCTACCGCGCGGCCAAGGCCGCCAACGGCGGGCTCGACCCCTTCTCGCCGGATGGGCAGCCGCATTTCGAGCTAGATTTCGTCTGCGCGTTCGGCAGCGCATTCCAGTGGCAGTACCCACTCCCGCCGGACGGCGATCACATTACGGTGATGGTCGACCTGGTACGGCCGGTATACGACGGCGGCGAGGTGACGCTGAACAGCGCCGACCCCCTCGAGCAGCCCAACATCAGCCTGAACTACCTCTCGAACGAGCTCGACGTCATCGCGCTGCGCGAGGGCGTCAGGTTCTGCTACGACGTCCTCACCAAGGGCGACGGCTTCAAGGACCTCGTGGTCGACCAGTACCCCTGGGACATGCCCCTCCATTCTGACGAGCTGATGAGGACGGCCATCCAAGATCGCGTCCAGACCTCGTTCCATCCGGTCGGGACCGCCCGCCTCTCCAGGAACATCGAGCAGGGCGTGGTCGATCCCAGGTTGAAGGTCCACGGAGTCGACAGGCTTCGGGTCGTCGACGCCTCCATCATCCCGATCATCCCCGACTGCCGTCCCCAGAACTCCGTCTACATGATCGGCGAGAAGGGGGCGGACCTGATCAAGGAGGATCACAAGGACCTATTCCATTGA
- a CDS encoding cupin domain-containing protein, with protein sequence MQRRHFLAAAGSAAAAVAHLSAREAEAGDPSFANNAPDPILAGKELPTFKFELEKSVGKVIGASYGKEATVEQLPISKGIAGVSMKLEPGAMRELHWHATAAEWAFVVAGRVRTTLFDPQGGAETDDFDPGDVWYFPRGHGHMLECLGDEPCHFILIFDNGYFSEFGTFSISDWIGHLPRPLLSKNFGLPESAFDGFPTGEVYFARGDLPPQEPSRPLQGWKPPALPHKYELLKRPPHGVFKGGREWRVDSTTFPISQTITGVVFDLEPGGLRELHWHPTADEWQYVVEGEVVVTMFGSHGRYRDERLSAGDVAYIPQGYGHSIENVGAKTCRILIGLNSGVYSKIDLSEWIAGNPLDVLAANFGKPAALFEKFPRSDVYIAPEASGPRE encoded by the coding sequence ATGCAAAGACGTCATTTCCTCGCGGCCGCTGGATCGGCCGCCGCGGCCGTCGCGCACCTGTCCGCTCGAGAGGCCGAGGCCGGCGACCCGAGCTTCGCGAACAACGCGCCCGACCCGATCCTCGCGGGCAAGGAGCTGCCGACCTTCAAGTTCGAGCTCGAGAAGTCGGTGGGCAAGGTCATCGGCGCCAGCTACGGCAAGGAGGCCACCGTCGAGCAGCTGCCCATCTCCAAGGGGATCGCGGGAGTCTCGATGAAGCTGGAGCCCGGGGCCATGCGGGAGCTGCACTGGCACGCCACGGCCGCCGAGTGGGCGTTCGTCGTCGCCGGCCGGGTCCGGACCACCCTGTTCGACCCGCAGGGCGGGGCCGAGACCGACGACTTCGACCCCGGCGACGTCTGGTACTTCCCCCGCGGCCACGGCCACATGCTGGAGTGCCTCGGCGACGAGCCTTGCCACTTCATCCTGATCTTCGACAACGGCTACTTCTCCGAGTTCGGCACCTTCAGCATCAGCGACTGGATCGGCCATCTGCCCAGGCCGCTCCTCTCCAAGAACTTCGGGCTGCCGGAGTCGGCCTTCGACGGCTTCCCGACCGGGGAGGTCTATTTCGCGCGAGGCGATCTCCCTCCGCAGGAACCCTCCCGGCCCCTCCAGGGCTGGAAGCCGCCGGCGTTGCCGCACAAATACGAGCTGCTCAAGCGTCCGCCCCACGGGGTCTTCAAGGGCGGCCGCGAGTGGCGCGTCGACTCCACGACGTTCCCGATCTCGCAGACGATCACGGGCGTCGTCTTCGACCTGGAGCCCGGCGGCCTGCGCGAGCTGCACTGGCACCCGACGGCCGACGAGTGGCAGTACGTCGTCGAGGGCGAGGTCGTCGTCACGATGTTCGGCTCGCACGGCCGATATCGCGACGAAAGGCTCTCCGCGGGCGACGTCGCCTACATCCCCCAGGGCTACGGGCACTCGATCGAGAACGTGGGGGCCAAGACGTGCCGCATCCTCATCGGCCTCAACTCGGGCGTCTATTCCAAGATCGACCTGTCGGAGTGGATCGCCGGGAACCCGCTCGACGTCCTGGCCGCCAACTTCGGCAAGCCTGCCGCCCTGTTCGAGAAATTCCCGCGGTCCGACGTCTACATCGCCCCCGAAGCCTCCGGGCCGCGCGAGTGA
- a CDS encoding serine/threonine-protein kinase codes for MSIEPLVLSLLEEVDSGKSPEEACAAHPEMLGEIRARLSRLARIDNRLQMLFPGAGAIQVEADARHPPNSTPEIPGHVVESVLGRGGMGVVYKARHLRLNRLVAVKMMLHGGHSGPSELARFHREAEALAAVGHPNIVQIHEVGDLDGLPYFTMEYVAGDTLAQRLNGVPLACDQVAPLLATIAEAVHAAHRVGIVHRDLKPANLLMATDGSPKVTDFGLAWRHQAGVGLTWTGARMGTPSYMAPEQAAGLTSAIGNHTDVYSLGSILYEMITGRPPFRAETAIETERQVVANDPVPPSRLNSRVPRDLETICLKCLSKEPQKRYATAAALAEDLKRFQRGDAIAARPEGWIARLARRIRRRPLAFGAVALAVVLTFTVVGGAAWLTSERSAAARAAEADLQEMAESLRKSDWPQANADLERAKGRVGVGGSADLRLRIDQGGRDLDLAARLDAMRLARVDKTGSSLPFVRADEQEDEAYERQFFEAGFGRVRDDVEGVAKCIRRSHIRAALVAALDDWAVCTRGADRRGWILKVARMADPDPTGWGVRIRDPEAWGSRAALINLTESVPVGDRAVSSLVAIAHYLEASGGDPIPFLTRVQQAHPSDLWANYTLANKLRERHEYGDSIRYYQAALTMRPRTASICNNLALSLMFSGRFDEATQYLERALAIEPAYNTAFGNLGILWFNQGQYEKSLERLQQAVKRRPEFGEVHHALGLGLERKGMNDEALSHYRRAVELAPKLLSAQRDLRRILILSGRTEEALSCWAELLESDPDEHEVWFGHAELCLFLGREDEYLLARKALLAKFGETADPNIAERTARACLVGPAAGDELRKAVALAERAAGVERSEFEGSFPYFEFVRGLAEYRQGRFDRAIETMGGDAAGVIGPAPRLVLAMAMRRAGRAKEAREALDEAVKSHDWRAGLPHDHENWIVHVLRREAEALIIPKP; via the coding sequence ATGTCCATCGAGCCGCTGGTGCTGTCCCTCTTGGAGGAAGTGGATTCCGGCAAGTCCCCCGAAGAGGCCTGCGCAGCCCATCCCGAAATGCTCGGAGAAATCCGCGCCCGCCTGTCTCGGCTGGCGCGAATCGACAATAGGTTGCAGATGCTCTTCCCGGGGGCCGGGGCGATCCAGGTCGAGGCGGACGCTCGGCATCCGCCGAACTCGACGCCCGAGATCCCCGGACACGTCGTCGAGTCCGTGCTGGGCCGGGGGGGGATGGGCGTCGTCTACAAGGCCCGTCACCTACGCCTGAATCGGCTCGTCGCGGTCAAGATGATGCTCCACGGAGGCCATTCTGGACCGTCGGAACTGGCGAGGTTCCACCGCGAGGCCGAGGCACTGGCCGCGGTCGGCCACCCGAACATCGTCCAAATCCACGAAGTGGGCGACCTCGACGGGCTGCCTTACTTCACGATGGAGTACGTGGCCGGCGACACGCTCGCCCAGCGATTGAACGGCGTCCCGCTCGCTTGCGACCAGGTCGCGCCCCTGCTCGCGACGATCGCCGAGGCCGTCCACGCCGCCCATCGAGTCGGGATCGTCCACAGGGACTTGAAGCCGGCGAACCTCCTGATGGCCACGGACGGTTCTCCCAAGGTCACGGACTTCGGGCTCGCCTGGCGACATCAAGCCGGCGTCGGTTTGACATGGACCGGCGCCAGGATGGGCACACCGAGCTACATGGCGCCTGAGCAGGCGGCCGGCCTTACGTCGGCGATCGGGAATCATACGGACGTCTACTCGCTGGGTTCCATCCTCTACGAGATGATCACCGGACGTCCCCCATTCCGCGCCGAGACCGCGATCGAGACCGAGCGTCAGGTCGTCGCCAACGACCCGGTGCCGCCCTCGCGCCTGAATTCGCGCGTGCCGCGGGACCTGGAGACGATCTGCCTGAAATGCCTGAGCAAGGAGCCGCAGAAGCGATACGCCACGGCCGCGGCGCTCGCGGAGGACCTGAAACGCTTCCAGCGAGGCGACGCCATCGCGGCGCGTCCGGAGGGTTGGATCGCCCGGCTCGCTCGGAGGATCCGACGGCGTCCGCTGGCATTCGGGGCGGTCGCGCTGGCGGTAGTCCTGACGTTCACCGTGGTCGGAGGCGCGGCCTGGCTGACATCCGAGCGGTCGGCCGCAGCCCGGGCTGCGGAGGCGGACTTGCAGGAGATGGCGGAGTCCCTGCGAAAGTCCGATTGGCCCCAGGCCAATGCCGACCTCGAGAGGGCGAAGGGTCGTGTCGGGGTCGGCGGGTCGGCCGACCTGCGTCTCCGCATTGACCAGGGCGGGCGGGACCTGGATTTGGCGGCGCGGCTGGACGCCATGCGACTGGCCCGGGTGGACAAGACCGGCAGTTCCCTCCCGTTCGTCCGGGCCGATGAGCAGGAAGACGAAGCCTACGAGCGGCAATTCTTCGAGGCCGGGTTCGGTCGCGTCCGAGATGACGTCGAGGGAGTCGCGAAGTGCATCCGGAGGTCCCACATCCGCGCCGCCCTCGTGGCCGCCCTGGATGACTGGGCCGTATGCACCCGAGGCGCGGACCGGCGGGGCTGGATCCTGAAAGTCGCCCGGATGGCCGATCCGGATCCGACCGGCTGGGGCGTCCGCATCCGAGACCCCGAAGCCTGGGGGAGCAGGGCGGCGCTGATCAATCTGACGGAATCCGTCCCCGTCGGCGACCGGGCCGTATCGTCGCTGGTGGCGATCGCCCACTACCTTGAGGCAAGCGGAGGCGACCCGATCCCGTTCCTGACGCGGGTACAGCAGGCCCACCCCTCCGACCTGTGGGCCAACTATACTCTGGCCAACAAGCTCCGGGAGCGGCACGAGTACGGCGATTCGATCCGCTACTACCAGGCTGCGCTGACGATGCGCCCCCGGACGGCCTCCATCTGCAACAACCTCGCCCTCTCGCTGATGTTTAGCGGCCGTTTCGACGAGGCTACTCAGTACTTAGAACGCGCCTTGGCAATCGAACCTGCGTATAACACCGCCTTCGGTAATCTGGGCATCCTCTGGTTCAATCAGGGGCAGTACGAGAAGTCGCTCGAACGGTTGCAGCAGGCCGTCAAACGCCGCCCCGAGTTCGGCGAGGTCCACCACGCCTTAGGCCTAGGACTCGAGCGGAAGGGCATGAATGACGAGGCCTTGTCCCACTACAGGCGGGCGGTCGAGCTCGCACCGAAACTCCTATCAGCCCAGAGGGATCTCAGACGCATTCTCATACTTTCGGGCCGGACGGAGGAAGCGCTTTCGTGCTGGGCCGAGTTGCTGGAATCCGATCCGGACGAGCACGAGGTGTGGTTTGGGCATGCCGAATTGTGCCTGTTCCTCGGCAGGGAAGACGAGTACCTGCTCGCCCGAAAGGCCTTGCTCGCCAAGTTTGGCGAGACTGCCGACCCGAACATCGCAGAGCGGACCGCGAGGGCGTGCCTGGTCGGGCCCGCGGCGGGCGACGAACTCCGGAAGGCCGTCGCCCTAGCCGAGCGTGCCGCGGGCGTCGAACGATCGGAATTCGAAGGCTCGTTTCCATACTTCGAGTTCGTCCGAGGCCTCGCCGAGTATCGGCAAGGGCGGTTCGATCGCGCGATTGAGACGATGGGGGGCGATGCGGCCGGCGTCATCGGGCCCGCCCCGCGCCTCGTCCTGGCCATGGCCATGCGGCGAGCCGGCCGTGCAAAGGAGGCGCGGGAAGCCCTCGACGAGGCCGTCAAGAGCCACGATTGGCGGGCAGGCCTGCCCCATGATCACGAGAATTGGATCGTCCACGTGCTCCGTCGCGAGGCCGAGGCTTTGATCATCCCCAAGCCCTGA
- a CDS encoding cytochrome B6, with amino-acid sequence MSRPSPRMLRIWARACLLPVVLIGVLPGGGDAQEAANASSYDQVSPVLLGLESFQGRMAGDKAERAGVMERQMALLGSRYDLAPRPDPSLRMSRGKPVQVGPTARLPEGLTWDRLAASPPGEIRAKGLFPKGFLPLPHPDHGVGGMVFPQAEIKALPRLERFDLDFDLPDQFLPEFPPALYLTTRPDLGDVSQGKVVTVENFQEIFAGVLNSKDLEGMRLLVTQFPQQQFNATADRKTESSAGMQGVACFDCHVNGHTSGATHLAGDIRPQSHRRRLDTTSLRGVNVQRLFGSQRALKTVEDFTEFEQRGAYFDGDQVSASAKGVNPLERGSQVHFMAEVQELLDFPPAPGLDVFGRLDAAKFAADSPEMRGQALFEGKARCAACHPAPYYTDNSMHDLRVERFYETQTINGLVATRQGPIKTFTLRGIKESPPYFHDGRLLTLEDATEFFNLTLELHLSSAEKADLVAFLRRL; translated from the coding sequence ATGAGCCGTCCATCGCCTCGCATGCTTCGAATCTGGGCTCGCGCCTGCCTCCTGCCGGTGGTCCTCATCGGCGTGCTCCCGGGCGGCGGCGACGCCCAAGAGGCCGCGAACGCCTCGAGTTACGACCAGGTCTCGCCGGTCCTCCTGGGGCTCGAATCCTTCCAGGGCCGGATGGCCGGGGACAAGGCGGAGCGGGCGGGAGTGATGGAGCGTCAGATGGCGTTGTTGGGCTCGCGCTACGACCTGGCCCCGAGGCCCGACCCGAGCCTGCGGATGTCGCGCGGGAAGCCGGTGCAGGTCGGGCCGACGGCGAGGCTCCCGGAAGGCCTGACGTGGGATCGACTGGCCGCGTCGCCGCCGGGGGAGATTCGCGCGAAGGGCCTCTTCCCCAAGGGCTTCCTCCCCCTGCCCCACCCCGATCACGGCGTGGGCGGGATGGTCTTTCCGCAGGCCGAGATCAAGGCCCTGCCCAGGCTGGAGAGGTTCGACCTGGACTTCGACCTCCCCGATCAGTTCCTCCCGGAGTTCCCCCCGGCCCTATACCTGACGACTCGTCCCGACCTGGGCGACGTCTCGCAGGGCAAGGTCGTCACGGTCGAGAATTTCCAGGAGATCTTCGCGGGCGTCCTCAATTCCAAGGATCTCGAGGGGATGCGACTGCTGGTCACGCAATTCCCGCAGCAGCAGTTCAACGCGACCGCCGACCGGAAGACCGAGAGCTCCGCGGGCATGCAAGGCGTCGCCTGCTTCGACTGCCACGTGAACGGCCACACCTCGGGGGCGACCCACCTCGCGGGCGACATTCGGCCCCAGTCGCACCGGAGGCGGCTCGACACCACGAGCCTGCGGGGCGTGAACGTCCAGCGACTGTTCGGCTCGCAGAGGGCCCTGAAGACGGTCGAGGATTTCACCGAGTTCGAGCAACGGGGTGCGTACTTCGACGGCGACCAGGTCTCGGCCTCGGCCAAGGGGGTCAACCCGCTGGAACGGGGGAGCCAGGTCCACTTCATGGCGGAAGTGCAGGAACTCCTCGACTTCCCGCCCGCGCCGGGGCTCGACGTTTTCGGCAGGTTGGACGCGGCGAAGTTCGCGGCCGACTCGCCCGAGATGAGGGGGCAGGCCCTGTTCGAGGGGAAGGCCCGATGCGCCGCCTGCCATCCTGCCCCGTATTACACGGACAACTCGATGCACGACCTGAGGGTTGAGCGATTCTACGAGACCCAGACGATCAACGGGCTGGTCGCGACCCGCCAGGGGCCGATCAAGACGTTCACCCTGAGGGGGATCAAGGAGTCGCCGCCCTACTTCCACGACGGCCGGCTGCTCACGCTGGAAGACGCGACGGAGTTCTTCAACCTGACCCTCGAGCTGCACCTGTCCTCGGCCGAGAAGGCCGACCTGGTCGCCTTCCTCAGGCGACTCTGA
- a CDS encoding type II toxin-antitoxin system VapC family toxin, producing the protein MSSTDEFVLDNSVVMAWGFDDEADPYADNLLGLIPSARAYVPSLWPLEVANVLLVGERRQRITAADTSRFLSLLGTFPITVDDETTAHAWGETLSLARAQKLSAYDAAYLELAMRRGLPLATLDAKLKATAAAVGVTLYSP; encoded by the coding sequence ATGAGCAGCACGGATGAGTTCGTCCTCGACAACTCGGTGGTGATGGCCTGGGGCTTCGACGACGAGGCCGACCCGTACGCCGACAACCTGCTAGGGCTAATCCCCTCGGCCCGAGCCTACGTGCCGAGCCTCTGGCCGCTCGAAGTGGCGAACGTCCTGCTGGTGGGTGAACGCCGCCAGCGAATCACCGCCGCGGACACGTCACGGTTCCTCTCGCTCCTCGGCACGTTCCCCATCACGGTCGATGACGAGACGACCGCCCACGCCTGGGGCGAGACGCTCTCGCTCGCGCGGGCCCAGAAGCTGTCGGCGTACGACGCGGCCTACCTCGAGCTCGCCATGCGGCGGGGCCTGCCCTTGGCCACCCTCGACGCCAAGCTCAAGGCGACGGCGGCCGCAGTGGGCGTCACGT
- a CDS encoding type II toxin-antitoxin system Phd/YefM family antitoxin, producing the protein MEKTVGSYQAKTHLPQLLERVAKGERITITKHGVPVAVLVPPPAAEKPDVRAAVEEMRRFRKGRSLDGLTIREMIEEGRRF; encoded by the coding sequence ATGGAGAAGACTGTAGGGAGCTATCAGGCCAAGACGCATCTCCCGCAGCTGCTCGAGCGGGTGGCCAAGGGGGAGCGCATCACGATCACCAAGCACGGCGTGCCCGTGGCCGTCCTCGTGCCGCCCCCGGCCGCCGAGAAGCCGGACGTCCGGGCGGCCGTCGAGGAGATGCGGCGCTTCCGCAAGGGTCGCTCCCTCGACGGGCTCACCATCCGCGAGATGATCGAGGAAGGCCGGCGGTTCTGA
- a CDS encoding glucose 1-dehydrogenase, whose protein sequence is MRLEGKTAFITGGNSGIGLAAARTFVAEGARVAITGRNRETLEAAKAELGDRLLAIRADSKDVASIDEAVTRAVRAFGKLDVVFANAGIAAVTPVGGTTLAEFEDVVRTDLTGVFFTVQSAAPHLNEKASIILTGSVHAVLGTAGWAAYAGSKGAVRSMTRVLASEFAPRGIRVNQLTPGATRSPIWNAFAPDAGAMEALERELIATIPLGRMGEAEEIAKAALFLASDDSSFITAAEIVVDGGATGAPRGRVEIPPAPTGGLRLRQG, encoded by the coding sequence ATGAGGCTCGAGGGGAAGACCGCGTTCATCACGGGCGGCAACAGCGGCATCGGCCTGGCCGCGGCCCGCACGTTCGTCGCCGAAGGGGCCAGGGTCGCGATCACGGGCCGCAATCGAGAGACGCTCGAGGCCGCGAAGGCCGAGCTCGGGGACAGGCTGTTGGCCATCCGGGCCGACTCCAAAGACGTCGCCTCGATCGACGAGGCCGTGACCCGGGCCGTGCGGGCCTTCGGCAAGCTCGACGTCGTCTTCGCCAACGCCGGGATCGCCGCAGTCACGCCGGTCGGGGGGACGACGCTCGCCGAGTTCGAGGACGTCGTTCGCACCGACCTGACGGGCGTGTTCTTCACCGTCCAATCGGCCGCACCGCACCTCAACGAGAAGGCGTCGATCATCCTCACCGGATCGGTCCACGCGGTCCTGGGCACGGCCGGCTGGGCGGCCTACGCGGGGTCCAAGGGCGCGGTGCGATCGATGACCCGCGTGCTGGCTTCGGAGTTCGCCCCTCGCGGGATTCGGGTCAACCAGCTGACGCCCGGCGCGACCCGTTCGCCGATCTGGAACGCCTTCGCGCCGGACGCCGGGGCGATGGAGGCCTTGGAACGGGAACTGATCGCGACGATACCGCTCGGCCGGATGGGCGAGGCCGAGGAGATCGCCAAGGCCGCCCTGTTCCTCGCGTCCGACGATTCCTCATTCATCACGGCGGCCGAGATCGTAGTCGACGGCGGCGCGACCGGCGCCCCGCGAGGACGGGTGGAGATTCCGCCTGCCCCAACCGGGGGACTGCGACTGCGTCAGGGATAG
- a CDS encoding ferritin-like domain-containing protein → MFETMNDLALEVRGRFIGLLNARLADCVDLQTQVKHAHWNVKGRDFIALHELFDEINEAVEDYVDDIAERAVQLGGVAQGTADLFTEVSRGLDKWLWFVESHAQSRP, encoded by the coding sequence ATGTTCGAGACGATGAACGACCTGGCGCTCGAGGTCCGCGGGCGATTCATCGGGCTCCTCAACGCCCGCCTCGCCGATTGCGTCGACCTCCAGACGCAGGTCAAGCACGCCCACTGGAACGTCAAAGGGCGGGACTTCATCGCCCTGCACGAGTTGTTCGACGAGATCAACGAGGCGGTCGAGGACTACGTCGACGACATCGCCGAGCGGGCCGTCCAGCTCGGCGGCGTGGCCCAGGGCACGGCCGACCTTTTCACCGAAGTCTCGCGAGGGTTGGACAAGTGGCTCTGGTTCGTGGAGTCGCATGCGCAATCGAGGCCGTGA
- a CDS encoding sigma-70 family RNA polymerase sigma factor: MDTNQTTLVVQRYLDELAVARGDDDVGPIISALLGQSVRRLQLLCNTLLHRGYPRLARPPVGLQVEDLLGAVVERLLKALRETRPGTVRGFFALASRHMRWELNDLARRLDHRDVPFDVHAIDVAAPAESDSGLGTETKRMLDAIDALPEDEREVLELVMIHGMTHEEAAAVIGSSTKTVQRRLNRARHVLVETLGFPGMGPSRSDGPGTLDD; this comes from the coding sequence ATGGACACGAATCAGACGACACTCGTGGTTCAGCGCTACCTCGACGAACTGGCCGTCGCGCGTGGCGACGACGACGTGGGCCCGATCATCTCCGCGCTGCTAGGCCAATCAGTCCGCCGCCTCCAGTTGCTCTGCAATACGCTGCTCCATCGCGGCTATCCCCGCCTGGCGCGGCCGCCGGTCGGGCTCCAGGTCGAGGACCTGCTCGGCGCCGTCGTGGAGAGGCTCCTCAAGGCGCTCCGCGAGACTCGGCCCGGAACCGTCCGCGGCTTCTTCGCGCTCGCGAGCCGACACATGCGTTGGGAGCTGAATGACCTGGCCCGCCGCCTTGATCATCGTGACGTTCCATTCGACGTCCACGCGATCGACGTCGCCGCACCCGCAGAGAGCGACTCGGGGCTGGGCACGGAGACCAAGCGGATGCTCGACGCCATCGATGCGCTCCCCGAAGACGAGCGAGAAGTCCTGGAACTGGTGATGATCCATGGGATGACCCACGAGGAAGCGGCCGCGGTGATCGGGTCGTCGACCAAGACCGTTCAGAGGCGGCTGAATCGCGCCCGGCACGTGCTGGTCGAGACCTTGGGGTTCCCCGGGATGGGCCCTTCGCGATCCGACGGTCCCGGGACATTGGACGACTGA
- a CDS encoding quinone oxidoreductase, translated as MRAVVMNQAGAAVLEYVERPDPAAGPGEALVEVACAGVNFMDIGVRRGAFLTEIPDPKVLGVEGAGRVLAVGDGVESVEPGRRVAWAFALGSYAERIAIPASSLVPVPDAIDDRTAAAVMMQGLTASHFATDFYRVEPGDVAFVHAAAGGLGLLLTQIIKLRGGRVIGRVSSSGKAAAAEHAGADHVIVDAGSGFVEEALRLTGGEGVHVVYDGSGPTTFQGSLDVLRRSGTFCWYGPVLGGPGPIEIMSLPKSVKIGYAVYRDHVSTPELLRSRSGRLFDWIEEGRLEVRIGGEYRLADAAEALADMEARSTIGKLLLIS; from the coding sequence ATGCGAGCTGTCGTTATGAACCAAGCCGGCGCCGCCGTGCTGGAATACGTCGAGCGTCCCGACCCGGCGGCGGGCCCGGGGGAGGCCCTGGTCGAGGTCGCTTGCGCGGGCGTCAACTTCATGGACATAGGCGTGCGCCGGGGCGCGTTCCTGACCGAGATCCCCGACCCGAAGGTCCTGGGCGTCGAGGGAGCCGGCCGCGTCCTGGCGGTGGGAGACGGCGTGGAATCCGTCGAACCCGGCCGGCGCGTCGCCTGGGCCTTCGCGCTCGGGAGCTACGCGGAGCGGATCGCGATCCCCGCCTCGTCATTGGTGCCGGTCCCCGACGCGATCGACGATCGCACGGCCGCCGCCGTGATGATGCAGGGCCTCACGGCCAGCCATTTCGCGACCGACTTCTACCGGGTGGAGCCAGGCGACGTCGCCTTCGTCCACGCCGCCGCCGGCGGCCTCGGCCTGCTGCTGACGCAGATCATTAAGCTGCGGGGCGGCCGCGTCATCGGCCGGGTCTCGTCGAGCGGGAAGGCGGCCGCGGCCGAGCACGCGGGGGCCGACCACGTGATCGTCGACGCCGGGAGTGGGTTCGTCGAGGAGGCCCTACGCCTGACCGGAGGGGAGGGCGTGCACGTCGTCTACGACGGATCGGGGCCGACGACCTTCCAGGGTTCCCTCGACGTGCTGCGTCGGTCCGGGACGTTCTGCTGGTACGGCCCGGTCCTCGGAGGCCCGGGGCCGATCGAGATCATGAGCCTGCCGAAGAGCGTCAAGATCGGCTACGCCGTGTACCGCGACCATGTCTCGACGCCCGAACTGCTTCGCTCGCGCTCGGGTCGGCTGTTCGACTGGATCGAGGAAGGCAGGCTCGAAGTCCGAATCGGGGGGGAGTATCGACTCGCCGACGCGGCCGAGGCCCTCGCCGACATGGAAGCCCGAAGCACCATCGGCAAACTGCTCCTCATCTCGTGA